GAATATTTGCCTCGTACACAGCTCTCCCTCTGCTGTTCCCAATCTCCATCATCATCTGAAGGAGGAAACACAGTCTTAAACTCaggtatgaaaaaaattgtattaaactgTAATagagataaacaataatttacaaTGAATACCAACTAGATggttgatgatttttttttacttacagACACTTGCTCTGCTGTCCATGAGTCTAGATTGACAGATTTCACCTTTGATAGATGTACACCCAAATTTCTATGGATCCCTGCACATCGTATACACAAGAAAATTCCTAGATTCCAGGAAGCCCATCTTGGTCCTgatgaaaaatttattacatattatatgtgtagaatgaaaataatgcaatatttacatgtaccggCCTGTATGTGGTATAGTCTTATCTCTCTACTTCGGAatgatatacatattttatacaaCATACAGACTAGTCAATATACACGTACTAAATATTTAACCCAGTGGTGACAAAGAAGCCCTAGAGTATTTATGTGGCCTAACAACAAAGTCAACTCGCTCCAAAGCTTCTCACCAAGGCACAAAAATTCTGGTATTCACTCTCCATTATGTCAATCGAAAATCCATGTTTTATATGATTAGACATACCATTTTTGTAGTCCTGTTAAATGAACAAGATCTAACACTTATTCACTGAGATTGAgtctaaacaaaaacattttttctttattttatgtttatcaTATACCAGCCTTATAAAGAGAAATGGAGTGTAACACACTGCACCAGGGACTTAACCCAGAAACATAATACACTGTCAGTAGACTAAATACTTGTTGCACTGGTTAGTAGCCACACAATCACTATTCGTAACTGTtaaaccccctccccctccaatTCCACGTTATCAGATTCATTTGCCCAAGTCCCTTCATCCAGTGTTTGTTCACCATAAATATAGTTCATCTTAAACATTGTTCGCTCCATTATATCCCGTTTGCTCAATTGTTATGTATATAACGTTAAATTATGCTAAGAcatcttttgattttaataagtcattttaatttttttttatccttttcatttttcattctttACATTCATGTAATGtttcaaattaaatcatattttaaaaacattacatattaaattgggatcttgttctaaaaataaatcaaaacaaagttACAAAGGAATTAATATAAACAACCACCGTGATAAATATAAACTGACAGTAATGAAGTTATCAGTTTCCTTGTAACAAAACTTGCCCCCAAACACTACATACTACACATAACCACCCCATTCATGTTATTCAGCAGTATCAATTTACTTCATAAAATGTTATGATTGAGTTTTTTACAGTACAAAAAAAGAGGGGATATCGGTTATTCACTTATTGACAAACAAAAGGGGAGTCAGCCGGGTAAATGAAAATAACCTTTGGCGTCACAGTCCACACAGTATTTGTTGTCGTCGTCCTTGAGGAGATTTGATAACACTGCCTGAAATTTCTCCTGTTGAGCTTTCGATTTTTCTTTCTCTAAACGTGTAGACATTTTTCACCATATAGATTTTGACTCACGACAAACTGGTGACAACAAACAGGAAGTCGCCTAAGAACGATAACtcgaaatataaattttattcgtATTGATAAAAATCGGCATAATAATAAGCAATGCCTATTTTGTTGcagtttttcttaatttttattgttcttaTTTTTGTGGTTATTATTCTTGTGTCttttaatatgttattatttGTCTGTTCCTCCCTAATTTCGATTCGTAGGACGAGTCATTCAAGGGAATTAAGTTAGTTACCGGAAGTGGGTGGTTTTGCCTTGACGTCACAATTATTTCGCAAActggatttattttttctagGCTACAGAAAATTGTCGTGTAAGAATATCTATTAAAGATTAGTTATGCAACGCACAAAACATATCATGTACACATCTcatgttaataataaaatgataaatttaattgttcataaatataaatttaattttttcgaaGATACATGCATGTGTACCTTTAATTTGCCAAGtgcattcagaaaaaaaaaccactgagAAAATATGAAAGTTTTTTCCTGGATACAATTTTGTACGCAATATAGACTATTAATTTTGATCtcaaaagtctttaaaaaatcctgaaaatcctaatccgtgggggggggggggggggggggtgttacacttttcacttcaatttcactttctatttccttatttttaattcagtttTTACATGGTCACAgaaaaggtgggggggggggggcaactcaatgtgaattctatttttttgtatataaatttaagaaaaatctttgctgcgcaaaaaagtgtgggggggggggcaagggggctgtccctccccccccccccccatgctacgtgcctgtaagtCAATTGACCTCAAAATCAAAACTGGTCTTTTCAGACAAAAGAGGGTTATAACATAATATTACTGTGAAAAAAAGTTAACTAAAACTTAAGTTAccatctaaaaaaatatttaaattgtagtGTATAAACTTTCAGCTTTTGACTTTCAAAACCAATTAATTCAGTCTCTTCTCTGTCACAGGGGCCGTGTTttacaatttcatttcaaaagcccaaatactttttaagacataaCCCATTGGTGGATTAAAAGAAAGCAAACAATTTTTACAGGAGGCTTTATCACATATACATGTTTCTTAAAGGGTAGGGGGTTTAATggtaaaatcttctttttacaaaacattggAAACAAAAGAATCATAATGATTGCACATTTTTAAAAGGCACCATTTTTACACGAAAGATCTACATGAGATCATATTATGAAAAAGCAAATAATGTGTATTTGAACTTGATATAACCACAACACACAATCATGAAAGAACCGCATCAGATTATCACAAATTAGCACTATCTTATGATATAACATTAACATATATCACATAGAAGCGCcaccttattttaaaatcaacacacCTTATCATGAAAACACCCCACTTTGATTATACATTTACAGTTACAAGCATAAAGAATTCATTGAAACGtctttaacaaaaatttttaattttattatcattcatcaaattttttattttctaaattttgtcAGTTAATGTTCGCTTTCTTTTGatcttatttcaaaacaaaggtAAAACATGAAAACTTTACAAGTTTATTGTTGTCTCATGAGCCACTGTTCACCCCTGATGACATTACAAGCTTTTTGTCCAAAGCATTCATCTTTGGGCATCTATCACATTCCGCACTGAAACACATTTGTTTTTGTGTGTGCTCATTGCCCCGTTCTTCTTAATAATAGCTGAACTGTTATGGTCAAgacatatttattttctcaCAAATATGCCTGGGGAGGTTACCGAGAGAAAAACGGGCGCACAAAAAAACGCGCGCGGAGTAAATTAACAACACCCCTAAAACTTTTCTCAGTAGTACGAAGATACATGTTACACTACATCCGAGAAAATTTATAATGTGGATTATCTTATCGGTCAGTGTTCTGTTGACCACACATAGCTCATTTGTCTGGACAGCTTACCCCTTTACATTCAGCGAGCGCGAATGCAGGGACCTGTTTCCGGAGAGAATTGGAAAGGACTCTCTTTCCGATCACGCGAACCATGATCTGCCTTTTGAAATTGAGCCTTCAGACTCTATTTATGGAATTTCACCTAATGGCATACACGGTgcgtacatgtactttttattagacaaaaatatgcacttattaaaaaaatgatattgataaaaGAAGTAAGTAAAGAAGAACTATTTTATATGGAGAACtgttattgttatatttaatctcattgaaataatttacacaatTCTAGTTCTAAGGAAAACAAAAGTGGAGTGTATAGTTCATAAAACTGgaaattaaaaagtaatatacatttgaaattattttaagaaagaagacaatcaaaatacattgtacatcgAATCTTTGATTTaataatgtacaaaatcataGCCCAATGGGAGACTTTGATCAATGccaatcaaaaaaaaaacaaaaaaaacaaaaaacatattgTTTGTCACAGACAACTTTTTGCAACATCAGAAGATGGATTTAACCTTCTATCCATCAGTATTTCACAAACAAAGAATTGAGAACAATATGGTATTATCCAAAGATATTTTTCTGTTGCAAATCTtacataatttttcttctttctctGAAATTTGAACTCAGTTGTGAAGGATGCACCAATTCTTATGTCGGTTTAACACTTTCAACTCACAAATACATGAAattaatctaaattaaaaaGTTCGCAAAATTCCACGTTTTAGTTGTACTGTATTTCGATCAGACTTTCTGGCCTTGTTAGTGATTGGTCAAAACCATCAGACTTGTCAGACAGAATAGAACATGTCTCTGACCATGTCCATCTGACTTCATATCTGCCTTATGATTTTCCTATTTACATGGTCTGATTTGTaagatctgaaaaaaaaacacatcgtGTAATATAGGGCTCTATAGTTGACGTTGTGTTGGTTTTGTGTTTTGTTAGTAACGGTAAAAGCGGTCAGTAAATGGCGGATAAAAGGAATAATAATGCAGGCACGTGTAACAGGCAACTGTGGAAACCCCGCACAGCAGCATCCAGTGGGACATTTTGAGACCAAGGAGACCTCTGCTCTCATGTCGGCGAATTGCTCATCAGGCCACCAGTTCGTAAGTAATGGAATGACAGCAAAAACCCCCGTAGACAGACCATAAAGTTGTATGTCATCATCTAAAGAACAGCGCGAAATTAACGCCCCGTCAAAACCGATTACACATGGCGCGGAGAAAATGTGTGATCTATAGTCTGTTAAATGTCCCCGTGTGTATTACTGTGTAAGGGCATTTGTTCATGTCCATCATATTTAGTCCACTCCTTCCAAAAAGGTgtagttttaaaatgaattaaaagttatatttgtttcaaaattaagtTAATTAAGATGATGACATAATGGAGATGATGCTTAAATATTGATGACGATGTTAATTTAGAATATGATGCGCTGCACTCTTTGCAAGCAAGCAGAATACTTTACTTTCgactttctttttaaacaatttcctGGATGCTTCATGACTTATTAAATGACCACATCTATCTGTAATCACTTGTTTTTTCTTTGAAGGAAACTATTACCCATAAAACATACCCCCTTGACAAAGACAATTTCATCATTCGGTGGTTTCCTCCGGAGAGAACAACAGCAAATATCTATTTTGTGTGAGTATTGTCTTAAACCTCTGCTATTAAATTTTATACTCATATCTCTTCTCTGGTTGTcagtaacatttttataattattattaaaatatttagtgtCTAGACAGCTGTAATACTAGTAATATATTCACCTCAAGTACACAGTGTAAAAAGATATGCACCAGTTTAACACTTTCTCTCATAAAAAATGACGTACTAGTATTCTCAACacgcatcttcgctagccaaggggtTTCGGTCCCTTCCGCTCGCCATTTGGGGaacaaagtggaccgaaaacccttggctagcgaagatttctacataaaaagaaaatactttAAACGTCTCACTGTAGATTCATTTATTTGACTTTCGTTATTAAGATTTGCACTTTAATTAATTAAGTGCCACATTTTTCTTTTCACACTTTCAGCTCAATGTGTAAATTTTACGCtgtaatctgtaaattttacacattaatctgataattttacacataaatgtgtaaattttaaaaatttattgcgTAAATTTATCAACTtaatgtgtaaattttacacttacatGTGTAAATTGTATACTTTAATgtgttaagttttttttcattattctttAATGATTTGGTCCCCATTACTCgccattttcaaaatgttcaagtaCACTAAATTGtgatgttaatttgaaatagtcgaaataatgtatttttcatctaaatatctgatttttttGCCCTCACATGCAGTGTATGTGACACTATTTTTGTAATTCGATCGAAATCAGtccaaaatttatatttttcttatcttttgtcAAATGGGAAAGAAAGAGAGCAGCTTTGAATAAGCAAATTGTTTTATAGGTTATAAGTCTTGGACAGATAAATCTAAAAAAGTtatcaggtacatgtacatgtatatatgtacaaagaaattaagaataagcgtataaaataaagatgttcattttaggggccatttCAGGCCCTTATCTTATTTAGTCTTTTTACATATTATTACGTAAAGTtgcactttaatctgtaaattttacagattaaagtgtaaattttacacagtAACTATAGTGTGAAAAGTTAGAAGGAAAATGTGTCAATTTGGCACTATAGTAACAGTAAACACTTCCGTGAGTATGATATATATTTCTGTTGTTTAAATACTCATCTTAGAAGTATCCTGTCCATATAAACTAACCACCAACCCACACGAACG
This portion of the Magallana gigas chromosome 7, xbMagGiga1.1, whole genome shotgun sequence genome encodes:
- the LOC105333642 gene encoding uncharacterized protein, whose product is MWIILSVSVLLTTHSSFVWTAYPFTFSERECRDLFPERIGKDSLSDHANHDLPFEIEPSDSIYGISPNGIHVTVKAVSKWRIKGIIMQARVTGNCGNPAQQHPVGHFETKETSALMSANCSSGHQFETITHKTYPLDKDNFIIRWFPPERTTANIYFVATIVSGKDEFWTGIASHVIRHKDQKFKRSETPCPMRNSTNTDGGTYEAHSGACQFHPSVYLTTSFIVAVILVAIGSK